The genomic stretch GCCGTGAGAGGGAATGTCGTCCACCTTAACGTTTCCCCGGCCATGCTTGAGCAGCAGGCGAACGTCGTGAACTGTTTGCCCCGCTGTCGCGAGTCTTATCGGGCTGGTGACGTCGTCACCGACGACACACGCTCCCATATGATAGGCGGCCTGCTGGATCTGATGTGGCTCCAGAGGCGCATCTCCGCCCCGTCGCAACCTGTCGGCAGGCGTGCCCACGGAGACCCTCAGCGCTGCCGTGGATTCTCGCGGCGACTCTTCCGTGTCATATGTGGCATGTCGAGTCGATCCGGAGGATTTGGAGATGCAAATTCCCATAGCCGTTCACCTGTAGTGGAGTTTCTGATCGCCGAGGGACGGATACGCGAGACGGGCGCTTAACCGTTAGTGTCATCTGGATGAGCTTCCATCAAGGGTGCCGGCTCCGGGAGGGCGCCTGTCTGGCTTTCAAAGATGCGTTTAAGGATGCGGTCCGAAAAATATCGCACCTTCCTCAGTTGCAATGGCGGCAGACCTTTGATGAGAACAATCTCGTACTCGTCATTGAGCAGCCGAACCTGTTCGGGACGCAGCAGCGGCGCACCTTGAAACGAATTCTGAATGTTCCGGTCGAACGCTCGCGACTGGCTGTAGGAAATCGATTTGGCTTCAAACGTGTATTCACCGATGGCTTTGGAAATGTAGGTTGGAGTCTCGTCATCGGCCGTGGCCATGAACACTTGCAGTCCGGTATTGCTGAGAAAATTCTGCTTACCAGCCTCTCCATAAGCCCCCGTTAGTGCCGAAAGGCTTTGGATGATGAGCATGAAACGCCCCTTGTAGCCCGCGATAGTCGTAATTGCGGTCTCGATCGCCTCCAGCTTCCCCAAGTGCTTGAACTCATCGAGCAGAAAGAGAACCTCGTGCTTTTCGTCCTGGCGGGGCAGCGACCGCTGTAGAATTGAAACGGTTTGCTGAAAAAATAAGCGTATCAAAGGCGCGATCACCTCAAGGTCGTTCGGACCAACGCAAAGATAGATGCACGTTCTGCGACGGCGAAGATCATAGACCGAAAAGTCCGAGCGACTTGTAGCCGCCTTGACAGCCGGATCCGCCCACAAGTTGAGCCCGCCATCGCCGAGCACGGACGTGTAGGAGGTTAGGATTTTTGTATCGTTCCCCGCCATGTCGTCGAAGATGCGTTGTGCCTCTTTGTTCCGGGTCTCCATGGCGAGCTGCGCGAAGAGCTTAAACTTCTCCCCCGGCTGAGCGAACAGATCATAGACGGCGCCGATTGTTGGCGTGCCCCGCTCGATGCAGGCAAGGATCCCCGCGACAAAGATATCTCGCGCGCCGCTGACGAAACCTTCCGCCCCCTCCCCCTTGGCCGTGATCAGGTTTGCGGCCAAGCGGCGGGCTTCGGTGAATTGCAGCTGCGGAGGCAGCGCTATAAGGTCCAACAGCGGATTGTAGCAGTTGGTGCGCCGCTCCGAATCCAGCGGCGCGAATTTGAACACTTCGTGGCCTGCGGCTTTGCGCGCCCTAGAGGTGAGCTCAAAGAGCTCCCCCTTGACGTCCAGAGCTATCACTGAGCCTTTGAATGTAAGGAGCGTTGGAATGACTATGCCGACGCCCTTGCCAGCGCGGGTCGGCGCAACGATGAGGCTGTGAGGCTGCTCGCCATTGGTCAGGTAATAGCCAGGCCAGAAAGGACCACTCGTCTTCCCGAAGACCGGCCCTGTCACGCCACGGTATCGTCGCAGATATCCCGTGCGTCGCATTTCATCCACTCGAGCCCAACGAGCGGTCCCGTGGTGTTCGAGCTTGCGGCGCAATACGAACTGCTGAATCAGCAAGACAACCGCGGATGTCGAGAGCACGATAGCCGCGCCCTGATAGAAAACGGGGGTTGCGAAACCCAAATAGAAGGGCGTCTCAAACCAAAAGGCACGGACATCAAACGCCATCAGAGCCTCGCCGCTACCCCCGTGGCGGAAGGTTGCGTACAGACTCGCCGCACAGAACCCCAAGGCGAGTGAGCACGCGATGCTAATGGCTATGTTGGGGGACGTCGTTTTTGTAGAAGACATTGTTCCATGGCCGAATTAGCCGTGCTGATGCTGCGCTTGCTTTTGACACCGAACCGAGGTCGCGATGCCGACGCTCGACAGATCGATGCCGCAGCGGGTGGTGCGATGCTTGCATCGCGCCACCCGGCAGACGTGGATTTTGAAAGTTTCACTAAGCGGATACGTCGACGGCCAGGGAATTGGAAACAGCAAGGCCGTGAACGGAATTCGGGAGAGGAAGCGTTACTGCCATGGCCGAGACCTCAACGGCCGGTGCGATCTCTGCTTCTCCTAGCCTCCATTAGATCCTCTCGGGCGTGATTGTAGGAGTGGCTTATGTCCCGGCCGACTTGACCACCCCGCTGCAGCTGTTCGTGGGAGGTTTGAGGGCCAACTGTATCACGGACTGCAGCCCCAATACCTGCTATGTGGGCGTCCAGATCCGCACTGCGTTCCTCTGCTGCATGCCGCGGAGGAGGCATCTGCGGCAAGATGTCTTGCATGCCGGGAATTGAGTGAGCTTGGGCCTGTTGATTTGGATCTAACTGGTGATACATCGCGTACATAGCATTGGATGCTGTCGACCTGACGTGGCCATCCGGATCGGTAGCCAATTCAGCGGCCTGATCAAAAATGCGAGCTTTATTTTCAGCGTTAAACTTGCTGAAGTTTTGCGCAGCGTAAAGCGCTCCGATAGCTTGCGAAGGTGGGTCCATGTTGCCAATGCGATTAACAATACTATCTTGTGTCTCTGGCCGAAGGTAATGAGACACATTACTGACTGCTCTGAATTGCTCCAATGCTACTTCATCCGAGGTGTGTCCCAACCCGGCAGTCAATTTATCCCCCAGATCGACGGCTGATCGTCCAAGCTGATTGGTCCGCGTTTCAAATCTCGCGAGGTCAGTTTCTGGCTCGGTTCGAGTGCCCCGAACGGCTATGCGCTCTCGCCTCCCGAGTTCTTTGAAGGTCCCAAGATTTCGCGCTGTATCGCGCGGGTTAGCGCTTACCAGCCGTTCTGCAACATCGGTCAATGGTCCGTATGGAAGGTCACGGAGGGTACTGCGATTCCCCACGTCTTGGGATGAACTTGCAGCTGCGCGTGCCCGTTTGTTATCGCGATCCATTGCTCGGCCTCCAAAGTGGTTAAGTTACCCAATCAGGGTACCACCGACGCTTGACCTGCTAAACCGATATGAGGTTACAGTTGTAGTCTGGCAGAAGCTTCTCCCAACTCTGGGATACGCCGAGAGCCGTAACCGGGGCAGATTTCCGGGCGGAAGGGGTTTGCGGCGAGAGCGTTCGTGATTCACCGTTTGCGTGACGCATCAGGATCGTCTCGTATAAGAGAGTCCGTCGCGATACGCCCCGCGAATGACGATGGTACCTTCGGCTTGACTTATCCTTCGCGCTCTGCGGGTCCGACGAGAAAATCAGCCTACCTTGCTGAGACTACCTGCGGAGGACTTGCCGCTACGGCGGTCCTGCTCGATCTCGTACTTGATCTTCTGCCCGTCAACGAGGTTTGAAAGTCCAGCCCGTTCTACAGCTGAAATATGGACGAAAACGTCCTGACCGCCGTCATCGGGCTGGATGAAGCCAAAACCTTTGGTGCTGTAACCACTTCACTGTTCCGGTCGCCATATCTGTGTATTCCTTTGTGGCCAGTGCGAACCAGACGGGCCGTGAAGCCGATCCTGTTCATATTTCGTAGAGTTAAACCCAGCAAAAACCAGAATTACCCACCTCGGGGTTGCGGCGCGAAAAGCCATTGCTCTGTTTGGGAACGCACCGAACAGGTGCCGGTGAGCTTGAGCGCAACGCGCTGCAAGACGCTCGAGTGCCGAGGAATCTCTCCGACAAGGATACGTCTGAGCCGCCCAGTATGCCGGCTCGGCAACCACCCGAATGGATCGAAGCCGATCTGCAAAACGGATGGTGAGAGCGTTGGCTCGTTTCCAACCCATCCTGTCTCACCAGCGCGGACGCCTGGACGGATGTCAACGCCGGAAAAAGAACCGCATCGATTGGTCCCGCTTGCGGCCAGCTCCAGTCGGCCGCTCGATCGCAAGCGTGGTTCGAGGAGGAAGCTCTCCCAGGTGCAATGCGAGGAGACGCTGGTCCAACTCCTTGTCGGCTGCCGTAAGGCGGTGGTTCAGGCGAAGGTAGTCCATCCAGGTCGGGGTGCGGAAGGTTTCTGTCCAACGCGAAGGCTGCTGGAGGTCGCGCTGGAGATTCCAGTGTCGCGCACCAACGCCGCTTTGTACTCGCCGCCGTTCCCGCATCTGCTCCAGGAACGCTTCGACATTTGCTTCGGGTATTGAATATTCGATCTTGGCGACGATCGGCCCGCTTCGGGGCTTCAAATCCAGGGCAACCTGAGGCGTTTCGAAGCCAAGAGGAGCCTGATCGGAATCTTTCCATTGACGGATGGGCAGCAGGAAGCCGGTGCCAGCGACCAGCAGCAGCGCGCCACCTGAAAGCTCCAGAGCCGAGCTCAGCGAATAGCTCTCGGCCACCGTACCCCACAGCCAGCTGCCAGCCGCGATGCCGCCGGATGAAAGGGCATAATAGATCGAGAGCGTGCGACCAACGACCCACCTTGGACTCGCCAACTGGACGCTTACGTCCAGCCCGGTCCAGGTCACGACCCAGCCCGCGCCGCCGAGCGCCAGCGCGATAGCCGCCACCGCCACCGAGGGGGTGAAAGCAAGCGATAGACAACAAGCCGCACAGGCGATGCACGACAGTGTCGTCAAACGTTCCTGGGACAGCCTCCGTCTCAGAATGTTGTTGCAGATGCCGGCGAACAAGGCGCCGGTCCCGAAGCCGGCCATCAGGATGCCGTAAACGACTGGCCCTCCCCCCAGCTGATCGCGGGCGACGAGAGGCAAGAGCGCTAGTATAGAGATGCTCGTCAGCCCAAAGAGGGCACCGCGGGCAATTGCTGCCTTGATTTCGGATGACAGGGCAGTGAAGCGCGCTCCGTCATGGATCGCCGTGGTCAATGGTTCACTCGGCAGCGGTGACGAGCGAACATGCCATTTGCAGCGCCCTATGGTCCACAGCAGCATCAGATATGTAAGTGTCGCCACTGCGAAAGCCGTCAAAGGGCCAAAGGAAGCAACGACGACGCCACCGAGAGCGGGGCCGATGCTTCGGACGGCGTTATATCCGACCGAGATAAGTGTGACGGCGGCCGGAACATCGCGCTTTCGCAGGATATCGCCAACCGACGCGTGCCAGGCGGGGTCGGTGAAAGCGGCGCCTACTCCGGCCAAACAGCTGAATGCAAGAACCATCCATGGATTGAAAATTCCGAGACCTGCAAGAACAGTCAGCATCGTCGAGGACAATGCTATCACGCACCAGCCAGCGAACATGAGATTGCGGCGGCTGTAATTGTCCGCTAGGGCGCCGGCGATAATTGACAGGAGGAATGTGGGCAAGGTTGTCGAAGCCTGCACCAAGGCGACCATCACATCCGATGTCGAAATGGTCGCCATCAGCCAACTGATGGCAACCATTTGAATCAGCCACCCTAGACTGGATACCTGTGTGGCAATCCAGATCGGACGGAAAGTTGAATTCTCGAGCGGCGCGAACGTTGCCGATGACACCGGATTAACTTCTTCACGCGCCACCCCGCTCATTGGGCCGAGCCTCCCTTCGCTGCCAGTTGTATGAGATTTCTCCCCGCCCACGTGCCCATGGAGGAATGGCAGGATCAGGGCATTTTATCTGCGCAACGCAAGTTATTTTTGCCTGGCCGAAGCTGTGGCAGAACCGAATGCTTCCGGTGGAGCTATCGTTCCGCTATGCGGGACGAGACCGGTTCGATCCTGTCGTTGTCGATCCCCGACCACGTTACAATTTCGTCAGTTTGACGTTCCTTAGCGTCTCCAACCAAGCCACGTCCTGGGCATCGACTTCCCTTCTGGTGATCACGAGCTCCCGCGCATTGAACCGCCTCGCCAAGGTGGATCAGTAGTCTATCTTTGGCGTAGGTATTCAGCAGCCTGCTAGGCGCCCGCCGCCACGTGCGGGCGACGCCGGCATCAACCGGCGGGCAGATGCGCCGAGGGCAACAACCGCGCCTGACGCAACGCCGCCAGATCAGCCGAGCCGGTGCAGAAGCAGGCAACGGCCAACTGGCGGATGACGATCTCGAAATGCGCGACAACCGCCTCGGTGGACACCGTCGCCGCGCGCAGCACGCCGGCCGCCTGCCCGGCGATGTCCGCGCCCAGGCGGATGGCCTTGGCCACGTCGACGCCGTCGCGGATCCCGCCCGACGCGATCAGCTTCACAGTTGGCAGCGCCCGACGTACCGCCTGCACGCTGGCCGGGGTCGGAATCCCCCAGTCGGCGAACGCCATCGCCACTGCACGGTCGGCGGCATCGCGGGCGCGCTCGCCCTCCACCGCGGCCCAACTGGTGCCGCCGGCGCCGGCGACATCGATGACCGCCACGCCCGCCTTGACGAGCGCGCAGGCCACCGAGGCGGACAGGCCCGACCCCACTTCCTTGGCCACAATCGGCACGTCCACGCTGCGCGCGGCGCGAGCGATCTGCGCCAGGACGCCGCGCCAGTCGCGGTCGCCCTCCGGCTGTACCGCTTCCTGCAGCGCATTGAGATGGACGATGAGTCCATCGGCCTCCAGCGCATCCACCGCCCGGCGCGCCAGGTCCAGGCCGTCGGCCTCGCGCAGTTGCGCGGCGCCGATATTAGCCAGCAAGGGAATGTCTGGGGCCATGCGGCGCAGCGCGCGCGTCAGCCCCTGGGAGTTGCGGGATTGCAGGCTCACGCGCTGCGAACCGACGCACATGGCGATCCCCAAGGCTTGTGCTGCCTCGCTCAGATGCCGGTTGATGGCCTCGGCGCGTGGCACGCCGCCGGTCATGGAGCTGATCAGCAGCGGCGCGCGCATGGTCTTGCCCAGCAGCGAGGCGCGCAGGTCGATCTGCGTCAGGTCCAACTCGGGCAATGCGCAGTGTTCGAAACGGATGTACTCCCAGCCGGCGGCGACCGTGGCCGGCGCCGTTCGCCGATCCAGCACGATGTCCAGATGGTCGTCCTTGCGCCGGCTCGGGATGTTGTCGCTATCGCTCATGCTCGCTCCATCCGTCGCATCGGGGGACGGCGTTGCATCGGATCGGACCGACGGCAGCGCACGCACGCAGCCGCATCCCGCCGTTCAGGGGGGCGCACGCTGGCCTCCCCCCGCAGCGTCGCTGCGGTAGCGGCTGGTCGAGGTCTGGTAGTACTGCGCGCGGATGGCCGCCATTGCCTCGATCAACGCTCCCCACGGCGCGGGAAAGCGTTCTTCCGCCATCACCCGGTGCAGCATTCGCGTATGGCCGGCCAACTCGTCGTTGAGGAACTCCACCACAGGCATAGCCGGATAGCGCTGCCGCAGCAGGATCGCCGCGTTGTCGGCCTCGCCCGCCGACCTGTCCTTGTCGCGTCCATGCAGATCGTTCTGCAGGCGCCCTATCGCGGAGATGAGCCGCAGGACCTGGCGAAACGCCGGACGCGCGCGCAAGGTCGCCATGTCCAGCCCCCACAGCAACGACAGGCAACAGAACACGTTCGTGTAGGCGATCGAATCGATGCCGTTGTGCAGGTACTCGGCGTAAGACCAGCGTTCCGCCCCTACCGCCTGCGCGTGTCCGGCGCGCAGCGCCGCGCAGTAGCACCGGGTGTCGTCGAGCAGCCGAGCATAGTCGCGACGATCGTAGGCGAGCGCGGCCAGCGAAGCGCGCAGCACAGCGCAGCCCTCGAATCCGGGGAGCGCGCACGGCACGCCCTGCCCCAGCGCCTGCTCCACCGCGGCGAGCTCCTCCGGCGCGATCAGGCCAAGGTCGTTGCAATCGTCGAGCCAGAACAGCAGCGCCAGTTCGCGATAGAACGCCACGATCAGCGTTTCGGCCTGCGGATCGCGGCCAGTGCGGGCGCTGGTGTCGCGCAGGCTCGGGTGGATGCGCTGCAGGATGTACTGGCCGCCCCTGACCGCTTCCACGGCATGCTCGTCGGCGAACCCTGTCAGGGAACGCCCCCACTCCAGCACCTGCTGCAGCGCGCGTTCGGTCTGGATCATGGCGCCGCTCCTGCTCCCTCGGCCAGGACGCGCCGCCCCCAACGAAGCGCCAGCCACAACCCGGCGAGTTCGGCCACGCGCACGACCCGGGTGGGGCAATACAGTTCCTTGCCGATCCACAGCGCCGTCTGCGGCAATGCATGCGCCACATGGCGAGCGAGCATCCACTCCAGCGCACGCGCCACCGCCTGCGCGATGCGCCGGCGCCCTGTCGGCTCTTCGCTCCCGTCCATCACGTGCAACGCGAACAGCGCATAGGCGGTTTCCTCAAATGAGGATGCGCGACCGGCGCCCCAGCCGCCGTCATCGCGCTGCGCCTGCAGCAGCGCCGCCAGCGCGCGCTCGTCGCGCCACTGGGGCTTGCCTTGCGCCAGCGCAGCGACCGCATGCGCGGTGGGATACAGCCACGAAACGTGCCATTTTTCGTTGTCCCATAGACCGTGCGGGTTGCGATTGGCCTCGACGTAGTAGCTGGTGCCGGCGGCGGGCTTTCCCAACAGTCGCAACGCATGCAGGGCATGGATGTTGGTCGACACCGAGGCATTGCGCTCGCCGGGGAAGGTGACGAATAGCTCGCCGATTTCGAAATCGCGCAACGCATCGACCGGCGGGTCGCGACCTGCAAGGCGCAGGACGCACAACGCAACGGAGGTGTCGTCGGCATCGGCTGCGAAGTGCAAGGCCGGGCCCAGACCGCGCACGCCCATGCGGGCGTCGAGCTGCGCGACGATCACGCGCACGGCATCGGCGAACGCGGGATGCGCGAACAGCCCGGCCAGATGCAGGGTGTACAGCGACCAGCATGGCTCGAATATATTGATCGGCCAGACGTTGGGAACGACACCTTCGATGCCGCTGCGCGTCGCCCGCGATGCCGCCTGCAGATACGCGTCGGTGCGCCCGACCTGCGGCGTGCTCCCATGTGTTACGGCTTGCGCACGCCACGCGGCGGTGGCCGCCGGACTGATGCCAATGCTGCCGTCGTCGTCCGGGCATGCGGTGGTCGGCGACGTTCCCCAGGCTTCCCAGGAGTGCAGCAACGGATGGCCGCTCGGCAACGTCGCCACCGCCCCCAACTTGACAAGGCACGCCTGCCGCAACGGCAACAGCGCCGGGTGGCGCGGAAACCCCACGCCGCCCAGCAAGGATGCGGCCTCGCCGCACAACTGCGGCAGGATCAGCTCCGCGCCGATCGGCGCGTCTTCCGGCACCGAATGCGCGTAGGGATCGGGCTGGCGCTCGAGGAACCGGGTTGCAGCCTGGACTGCGTCGGCAGCGCCGGGAAGAGGATCGGCACGCTGCAATGTCAGCAACGCCGCCCAGGTGGGCGCATGGCGGAACAGCGGGAAGTCCGCGCTTCCCCATCCGCCATCGGCCTGTTGTTGCGCGATGAGCCACGCGTATGCGTCCTGCCGACCGGCGACGTTGCCGTGGAACTGCAGAGCTCGCGCCGTGTCGTAGACGGACGGACCGACGCTGCCGCCGTCGCTCATCTCGATCAGCAGGTGGCGCAATTCGGAAAGGATCTGTTGGGACAGCGCGTTCACGCGGTATGTTCCTTCTGCAGACAGTTGACGGGAACCAGGATCGGGCAGACGCCGCGCACGTCGCCGCAGGCCCGTCGCGGCCCGGCGCACGGGCAGCGCCGGACGGCGCCCTGCTCCGGCGCGGCGACGCGCCCCATGCTGGGGCCGGTCCACCGCATAGGCTTGGGCGCAGCGCGCCGCGTGCGCCGCGGCTGTGCTGGGCAACCGCTGCGATCGCCGCCGCCGACTTGGACACAGTGCAGCATGCACCGCTCACGCCGGCCGATCGATCGCAGCGGCACAGGGGCGACTCCATGCGGACGGGCGCGCTCATGCGCATGGCGCGTGCTTGAACAGATACGCGTTGGCCCGCTGCAGCATCTGCGCCAACCGTTCCGCACGCGTTCCCAGCGGGGCGATGGCCTCCCCGGCGTCGCGCAACAGATCCAGCGCCAACTGGCGCGCTGCCTGCAGCCCCATGATCGACGCACAGGTCGGTTTCTGCGCCGCCGCGTCCTTGCCGGGGGTCTTGCCCAACGTCGCGGTATCCGCTGTCGCGTCGAGAATGTCGTCGACCACCTGCAACGCCAGGCCGAAACAGGCGGAGTAGCGATCGAGCGCACAGTACAGCGCAGCGTGGGCGGCATCTTCCGCGATGGCGCATAGCGCGCCCATGCGAACGGACGCGCGCACTAGTGCTCCGCTCTTCATCCGGTGCATCGCCACGATCCTGTCCAGCTCGACGTGCTTTCCGACCAGCGACAGATCCATGGCCTGCCCGCCTGCGGCACCCTCGGCGGACACCGCCTGCGCCAGTTCGCGCACGAGCGCGATACGGTTGTCGCCCGGCGCATCCAGGCTCGCCAGGGTCAGGAAGGCGTGCGCCTGCAGCGCATCGCCGACCAGGATCGCAGTGGCTTCGCCGAACTTGACGTGCACGGTCGGAAGGCCGCGGCGAAGCACGTCATCGTCCATTGCGGGCAGGTCGTCGTGGACCAGGGTACAGGCGTGCATCATCTCGATGGCGGCGCCGACATCGTCGAGCATGTGCGCCGGCGTGTCGGCCAGTGCGCCGGTAGCCAGACAGAGCAAGGCGCGGGTGCGCTTTCCGCCATGCAAGGTGGCGTAGCGCATCGCCGCCATCAGCTCGGTCTCACCGTCGTCTTCGGCGCAGAGAAGACGCGCCAGCGCCTGTTCGACCCGCCTTGCGCCGTCCTGCATCCAGATCTCCGGCGGCAGCCTGCCGGATGCGCCGCGCGCCTGCGCGTCGTCGTGTAGCGTAGAAGCGGTCTGCATGTCGTTCATGTCCTTGTACCTGGCACGGCCACGGCGAGCGTCCGAGCCGCCGCGGTGTTGGCGGCGTCGCACCGAGCGCGCGCGCCGAGTGCAGCATTGCCGCGCGTCGCCGGCGCAGTTGCCTCGCCACACGGGGCATGCGATGCCAGCTCATGAGAATCCGATGCGGATTTTCATGGACGGATGTGCGGTCGGGAAATAGCGCCGACCTTTTTCGACGGCGCTCAGCAACCGCGGCCGCACCCCGGCCTTGTGCATGGTCAGTGCCAAGGCGATGCAGAACTGCACCATTTCCAGCCATACCAGGTGGTAACCGATGCAGACGTGTGGGCCGGTACCGAACTGCAGCATGTCCACCGGCCGGATCGGCTCCGTGCGTTGCAGCCACCGTGCCAGGCGGAACTGATCAGGCGCCTCGTGCAGCAGCGCAGAGGTCGACAAATGCAGCAGCGGGATGCACAGAGGGGTGCCCGCAGGAATGCGCCGTTGGCCGAGTTGCAATTCCTGCAGCGCGCGACGCGGCAGGAGCGTGGTCGCCGGATGCACGCGCAGCGTCTCGCGGAACAGCGCCTCGGCGACCGGACACTGCGCCAGGTCCGCGTGCCGGGTCGGCACCGCGCCCACGCGTTGCGCCTCCTCGACCAGGGCGTCCCACAGCCCAGGCTGCCGCGCCAGCTCGATCACCATCCAGGCCATCGTCGAGGCGGTGGTGTCGTGACCGGCAAGCAGCAGCAAGCGGATATTGGCGACCAGGACGTCGTCGGAGAGCGCATCGTCGCCGCGATCGAAGGCGCTCACCATGTCATTGATCAACCCAGTGCGCGCGGCCTGCGCGCGCGCGTCGCGGACGAACTGGCGCAACTGCGCGTCGATCCAGTCGCGGGCGGCGCGGCCGCGCCGCAAGGGCAGTCCGGGCAGGTCGACCGGGGGCGCGACGATCAACTGCAGCAGTTGCCGGTATTTGCGATGCCATCCCGGCAGGTCCTGCGCTGGGATACCCATGAGGCTGAAGATGAGCTTGAGCATCAGGTCGCCGGTTTCGCGCAGGATGGTTACGTCGCCGCGGTCGCGCCACGCCTGCACCCGCGCCTGGATGACGGGCGCGAACAGGTTGCCGATGCCGGCCTGGGTCAGCCCCTTGGGCAGGAACGCCGCCTTGATCGCGTCGCGCGCCTGCCGGTGCGCGCCGCCGTCCTGGGCGACCAACGTTCCGCCAAGCAATTCGGGCGCGATCTCTTCGATCAGAGCCGAGGACACGTCCTTGTGCCGGAGCAGTGCGAACGCATCTGGATCCACGCAGGTCATCAGGTGTCCGGCAGGGCCGAAATCCAGCCAGAAGTGGCTGCCCAGCGTCCGTTCCGCGCGCCGCAGCAGGCGCGGCAGGTCGCATACGATGGCGGGAAGATGTCCGACCAGGGGGAAAGCGCCGGGCACGACCGGGATGTCGTCCCGCAGCCGGTGCCGACGGTCCAGCGGGTTGAGCAGCATGTCCATCAGCAGCGCGGCGCCGCGGCCGCTTCGGTGGTGTCGCCAGCAGGCCGCGCGGCGCGGCTGTTGCCACCGTCGGCGTATGTCGGCACATGCGCCAGCATGCCACCGTCGATGCACAGGACCTGGCCGGTGATGAACGCAGCATCGTCGGAGAGCAGGAACGCCACCAGCGCGGCCACGTCCTCGGGGCGGCCGACGCGCTGCAGGAGCTGGTGCCGGCTCAGATGCCGTTGCATGCACTCGTCCAGCTTGGCGAGGAGACGCTCGGTCATGATGAGACCCGGCGCAACCGCGTTGCAGCGGATCTGTGCATGACCGTACTGGGTGGCGAGCGAGGCCGACAGCATGTTCATCGCCGCCTTCGACGCGGCGTAGGACGTCTGCGCGGTGTCACCGCTGAGCCCCTGGCACGACGACATGTTGACGATCGCGCCACCCCCGCGGGCGATCATTCGTGGGATGGCCTCCCGGCAGCAGAGCAGCGTGCCGCGCAGATTGGTCGCCATTGTCTGATCCCAGACCGCCAGGTCCAGCTCGAGGATCGCGCGGTCGCGCGGGGTCAGATGCATGGCGCTCGCGTTGTTCACCAGCAGGTCGACCCCACCGAAGTGCCGCTCCGCCGTCTCGAACAGCGCTGCCACCGCCTGCGCATCGGCGATGTCCATGGCCAGGGCCAGCGCGTGGCCCGCTTCGGCCGCGATCTGCGCGCTGCAGGCGATGGCCGCCGAGCCATCAATGTCGGCCACCACCACTCTGCCGCCCTCGCGCGCGATGGCGAGGGCGCATGCCTTGCCGATGCCGGCGCCGGCGCCCGTCACCACGGCCACCTTGCCTTCAAACCGTCCCACGTGTCCTCCTGGGTTGCGTTGGTCTTTCGCGGCATGCCGCTCAGCCTCCGCCGGAGAAGGCGCAAGGTCGGCGCTGGCGCGCTCGTCATCGCCAGCCTCGCTTTCGATGACCCGAATAGCGGCGACCGGGCACTGGCTGGCCGCGAGCCGCACGGCGGCGTGCAGCGCCTGCGAGACCGTCGCCACGCACACTTCCGCCACGCCGTCCGGTTCGCGCTGGCGAAAGGTGCCCGGCAGCGTCAGCACGCACTGCCCGGTGGTTCCGCACAGATCCTGATCGATCACGACGCGC from Mesorhizobium sp. NZP2077 encodes the following:
- the virD4 gene encoding type IV secretion system ATPase VirD4 (The ATPase VirD4 is a core component of the VirB/VirD4 form of type IV secretion systems (T4SS), also known as type IVa secretion systems.), coding for MSSTKTTSPNIAISIACSLALGFCAASLYATFRHGGSGEALMAFDVRAFWFETPFYLGFATPVFYQGAAIVLSTSAVVLLIQQFVLRRKLEHHGTARWARVDEMRRTGYLRRYRGVTGPVFGKTSGPFWPGYYLTNGEQPHSLIVAPTRAGKGVGIVIPTLLTFKGSVIALDVKGELFELTSRARKAAGHEVFKFAPLDSERRTNCYNPLLDLIALPPQLQFTEARRLAANLITAKGEGAEGFVSGARDIFVAGILACIERGTPTIGAVYDLFAQPGEKFKLFAQLAMETRNKEAQRIFDDMAGNDTKILTSYTSVLGDGGLNLWADPAVKAATSRSDFSVYDLRRRRTCIYLCVGPNDLEVIAPLIRLFFQQTVSILQRSLPRQDEKHEVLFLLDEFKHLGKLEAIETAITTIAGYKGRFMLIIQSLSALTGAYGEAGKQNFLSNTGLQVFMATADDETPTYISKAIGEYTFEAKSISYSQSRAFDRNIQNSFQGAPLLRPEQVRLLNDEYEIVLIKGLPPLQLRKVRYFSDRILKRIFESQTGALPEPAPLMEAHPDDTNG
- a CDS encoding MFS transporter yields the protein MSGVAREEVNPVSSATFAPLENSTFRPIWIATQVSSLGWLIQMVAISWLMATISTSDVMVALVQASTTLPTFLLSIIAGALADNYSRRNLMFAGWCVIALSSTMLTVLAGLGIFNPWMVLAFSCLAGVGAAFTDPAWHASVGDILRKRDVPAAVTLISVGYNAVRSIGPALGGVVVASFGPLTAFAVATLTYLMLLWTIGRCKWHVRSSPLPSEPLTTAIHDGARFTALSSEIKAAIARGALFGLTSISILALLPLVARDQLGGGPVVYGILMAGFGTGALFAGICNNILRRRLSQERLTTLSCIACAACCLSLAFTPSVAVAAIALALGGAGWVVTWTGLDVSVQLASPRWVVGRTLSIYYALSSGGIAAGSWLWGTVAESYSLSSALELSGGALLLVAGTGFLLPIRQWKDSDQAPLGFETPQVALDLKPRSGPIVAKIEYSIPEANVEAFLEQMRERRRVQSGVGARHWNLQRDLQQPSRWTETFRTPTWMDYLRLNHRLTAADKELDQRLLALHLGELPPRTTLAIERPTGAGRKRDQSMRFFFRR
- the fni gene encoding type 2 isopentenyl-diphosphate Delta-isomerase — its product is MSDSDNIPSRRKDDHLDIVLDRRTAPATVAAGWEYIRFEHCALPELDLTQIDLRASLLGKTMRAPLLISSMTGGVPRAEAINRHLSEAAQALGIAMCVGSQRVSLQSRNSQGLTRALRRMAPDIPLLANIGAAQLREADGLDLARRAVDALEADGLIVHLNALQEAVQPEGDRDWRGVLAQIARAARSVDVPIVAKEVGSGLSASVACALVKAGVAVIDVAGAGGTSWAAVEGERARDAADRAVAMAFADWGIPTPASVQAVRRALPTVKLIASGGIRDGVDVAKAIRLGADIAGQAAGVLRAATVSTEAVVAHFEIVIRQLAVACFCTGSADLAALRQARLLPSAHLPAG
- a CDS encoding polyprenyl synthetase family protein — its product is MQTASTLHDDAQARGASGRLPPEIWMQDGARRVEQALARLLCAEDDGETELMAAMRYATLHGGKRTRALLCLATGALADTPAHMLDDVGAAIEMMHACTLVHDDLPAMDDDVLRRGLPTVHVKFGEATAILVGDALQAHAFLTLASLDAPGDNRIALVRELAQAVSAEGAAGGQAMDLSLVGKHVELDRIVAMHRMKSGALVRASVRMGALCAIAEDAAHAALYCALDRYSACFGLALQVVDDILDATADTATLGKTPGKDAAAQKPTCASIMGLQAARQLALDLLRDAGEAIAPLGTRAERLAQMLQRANAYLFKHAPCA